A stretch of the Conger conger chromosome 3, fConCon1.1, whole genome shotgun sequence genome encodes the following:
- the mtnr1al gene encoding melatonin receptor type 1A-like, with product MAEGSNPPLNNISSRDGGYHDLPFPWAVTVLASVLITTIVVDILGNLLVIISVFRNKKLRKAGNAFVVSLAIADLVVAIYPYPLVLTAIFHDGWIAGYIHCQISGFLMGLSVIGSIFNITGIAINRYCYICHSLKYDKLFSNKNTACYVILVWVLTILAIVPNWFVESLQYDLRVYSCTFAQSVSSLYTITVVVVHFILPISIVTYCYLRIWILVIQVRKRVKPDNRPKIKPHDFRNFLTMFVVFVLFAVCWAPLNFIGLAVAMNPRLGMAIPEWLFTASYFMAYFNSCLNAVVYGVLNHNFRKEYKRIVLAVFKLRC from the exons ATGGCCGAGGGAAGTAATCCCCCGTTAAATAACATTTCATCGAGAGACGGGGGCTACCATGATCTCCCATTCCCCTGGGCGGTAACCGTACTGGCCAGTGTTCTGATCACTACAATCGTAGTCGATATTTTGGGCAACCTGTTGGTGATCATCTCTGTCTTCAGAAACAAGAAACTCAGGAAAGCAG GTAATGCCTTTGTGGTTAGCTTGGCTATTGCGGACCTGGTCGTGGCCATCTACCCCTACCCACTGGTCCTGACGGCTATCTTCCATGACGGCTGGATTGCGGGTTATATCCACTGCCAGATCAGCGGCTTCCTGATGGGCCTGAGTGTCATTGGCTCAATCTTCAACATCACCGGCATCGCCATCAACCGCTACTGCTACATCTGCCACAGCCTTAAGTACGACAAGCTCTTCTCCAACAAGAACACCGCGTGCTACGTCATCCTGGTGTGGGTGCTCACAATCCTGGCCATCGTGCCTAACTGGTTCGTGGAGTCTCTGCAGTACGACCTGCGGGTTTACTCCTGCACCTTCGCCCAGTCAGTCAGCTCGCTGTACACCATcacggtggtggtggtgcaCTTCATTCTCCCCATCAGCATTGTCACCTACTGCTACCTGCGCATCTGGATCCTGGTCATCCAGGTGCGTAAACGGGTGAAGCCCGACAACCGGCCCAAGATCAAGCCCCACGACTTCCGCAACTTCCTCACCatgtttgtggtgtttgtgcTCTTCGCCGTGTGCTGGGCGCCCCTGAACTTCATCGGCCTGGCAGTGGCCATGAACCCGCGGCTGGGCATGGCCATCCCAGAGTGGCTCTTCACCGCCAGCTACTTCATGGCCTACTTCAACAGCTGCCTGAACGCCGTTGTCTACGGGGTCCTCAATCACAACTTCCGGAAGGAATACAAACGCATCGTGCTGGCCGTCTTCAAGCTGCGCTGCTGA